A genomic stretch from Lathyrus oleraceus cultivar Zhongwan6 chromosome 2, CAAS_Psat_ZW6_1.0, whole genome shotgun sequence includes:
- the LOC127119481 gene encoding NAC transcription factor 29, whose product METRTCFELPPGFRFHPTDEELIVYYLCNQASSQPCPASIIPEVDIYKFDPWELPDKSEFGENEWYFFSPRERKYPNGVRPNRATVSGYWKATGTDKSIFSGSKHIGVKKALVFYKGRPPKGIKTDWIMHEYRLIGSRKQTNRQIGSMRLDDWVLCRIYKKKNTTKSLETNHDYSPNQMNMTQRKDDNEQELVKFPRTCSLTNLLDMDYMGPISQILSDGSYNSTFEYQMNSASDGIIDPFVKPQMVEMDTTNNPYGADSGKYRGNQVCD is encoded by the exons ATGGAAACAAGAACATGCTTTGAACTTCCACCTGGCTTCAGGTTTCATCCAACTGATGAAGAGTTAATTGTGTATTATCTTTGTAATCAAGCATCTTCGCAACCATGTCCCGCATCTATCATCCCTGAAGTCGATATCTATAAATTCGATCCATGGGAATTACCAG ATAAATCAGAGTTTGGAGAAAATGAATGGTATTTTTTTAGTCCAAGGGAGAGAAAATATCCAAATGGGGTGAGGCCTAATAGAGCAACAGTTTCAGGTTATTGGAAAGCAACTGGAACAGACAAATCAATCTTCAGTGGATCTAAGCATATTGGAGTTAAGAAAGCTTTGGTTTTTTACAAGGGTAGGCCACCAAAAGGAATCAAAACAGATTGGATTATGCATGAGTACAGGTTAATTGGATCAAGAAAACAAACCAATAGACAAATTGGATCCATGAGG CTAGATGATTGGGTCTTATGTAGAATCTACAAGAAGAAGAACACCACAAAATCATTGGAGACAAACCATGATTACTCACCAAACCAAATGAACATGACACAAAGAAAAGATGATAATGAACAAGAATTGGTGAAATTTCCAAGGACATGTTCCCTTACTAATCTTTTGGACATGGATTACATGGGACCAATATCACAAATATTATCAGATGGATCCTATAATTCAACTTTTGAATATCAAATGAATAGTGCAAGTGATGGAATAATTGACCCCTTTGTAAAGCCACAAATGGTTGAAATGGATACTACTAACAACCCTTATGGGGCTGATTCAGGGAAGTACCGTGGGAACCAAGTATGTGATTAG
- the LOC127119482 gene encoding 2-hydroxy-palmitic acid dioxygenase mpo1, whose translation MGRTGLFDLEKNFAFYGAYHTNPINIAIHVLFVWPIFFSALVFLYFAPPFFNLPNFEFFLFGNNFVLVWNLGFLFTLVYSVFYASLDLKAGSLAALLCVVCWVASSFVANQLGWHLAWKVVLVVQLVCWIGQFIGHGVFEKRAPALLDNLTQAFVMAPFFVLLEILQSVFGYEPYPGFHSIVQAKVEANIEEWQGSKQRLIS comes from the exons ATGGGAAGAACTGGTTTATTTGATCTTGAAAAGAATTTCGCTTTCTATGGAGCTTATCACACCAATCCAATTAACATAGCAATTCATGTGTTATTTGTTTGGCCAATTTTCTTCTCAGCCCTTGTTTTTCTCTACTTTGCCCCTCCTTTTTTTAATCTgccaaattttgaattttttttatttggGAACAATTTTGTATTGGTTTGGAATTTAGGGTTCTTGTTTACTTTAGTGTACTCAGTTTTTTATGCTAGTTTGGATCTGAAAGCTGGTTCTTTGGCTGCTTTGCTTTGTGTTGTTTGCTGGGTTGCTAGCAGTTTTGTTGCTAATCAACTTGGATGGCATCTAGCTTGGAAG GTTGTTCTGGTGGTTCAGCTGGTATGTTGGATAGGACAGTTCATTGGTCATGGAGTATTTGAG AAACGCGCACCTGCTCTTTTGGATAACCTCACTCAGGCTTTCGTAATGGCTCCTTTCTTTGTATTGCTCGAG ATTCTTCAGAGTGTGTTTGGTTATGAACCATATCCAGGATTTCATTCAATTGTGCAAGCAAAAGTTGAAGCTAACATTGAGGAATGGCAAGGAAGTAAGCAGAGACTAATTTCATAG